In a genomic window of Deinococcus metalli:
- a CDS encoding ABC transporter substrate-binding protein yields MNVIPRALLTLTALTLLATTAQARTWDDIKKSGTIRIATEGAFPPFNLLKGKELTGFEVDLANQLAKGLGLKVQWITQPFDNLLIGLGQDRYDFVIASHGITPERQKAVDFASPHYCTGGAIVTKPGGPMTAAALKGKSVAVQVGTTYLENVQKVPGVGAVKTFPKDTDAQAALMAGRVDAWVGDKFTGIDLVKAQKGKLVQGALLFNERIGMAVKKGNTTLLKELNTALAKSMSDGSYAKLSTSYFGQDVRCK; encoded by the coding sequence ATGAACGTTATCCCCCGTGCGCTGCTGACCCTGACCGCCCTGACGCTGCTCGCCACGACCGCCCAGGCCCGCACCTGGGACGACATCAAGAAGTCGGGCACCATCCGGATCGCCACCGAGGGCGCGTTCCCGCCCTTCAACCTGCTCAAGGGCAAAGAACTCACGGGCTTTGAGGTGGACCTCGCCAACCAGCTCGCCAAGGGCCTGGGCCTGAAGGTGCAGTGGATCACGCAGCCCTTCGACAACCTGCTGATCGGCCTGGGTCAGGACCGCTACGACTTCGTGATCGCCAGCCACGGCATCACGCCCGAGCGCCAGAAGGCCGTGGACTTCGCCAGCCCGCACTACTGCACGGGCGGCGCGATCGTGACCAAACCCGGCGGCCCCATGACCGCCGCCGCGCTCAAGGGCAAGTCGGTGGCCGTGCAGGTCGGCACCACATATCTGGAGAACGTGCAGAAGGTGCCGGGCGTGGGCGCGGTCAAGACCTTCCCCAAGGACACCGACGCGCAGGCCGCGCTGATGGCGGGCCGGGTGGACGCGTGGGTGGGCGACAAGTTCACCGGTATCGACCTGGTCAAGGCGCAGAAGGGCAAGCTGGTCCAGGGCGCGCTGCTGTTCAACGAGCGCATCGGCATGGCCGTGAAGAAGGGCAACACCACCCTGCTGAAGGAACTCAACACCGCTCTGGCCAAGAGCATGAGCGACGGCAGCTATGCCAAGCTCAGCACGTCGTACTTCGGTCAGGACGTGCGCTGCAAGTAA
- a CDS encoding amino acid ABC transporter permease codes for MTATKPTRPGPPGGGTLLLWLGGAVLSFLALFFVITVILRQMPDPIGPRADLFVEGAQMTLKLTVVSGLIGLLVGMVAGIQKTSASAWVRAPANFFVWLIRGTPLLVQILFVYNALPPLLAAIGLNVQLDEFWSAVIALALNVGAYNAEVIRAGILAIPRGQTEAARSLGLSGAQTMRTVVLPQALRIVVPPLVNNVVALLKDSSLASSIALLELTLAGSRVSSESFQPIPVLTTVALVYLALTSVMTLFTDQLEKRVKIATR; via the coding sequence GTGACCGCCACGAAACCCACCCGGCCCGGGCCGCCCGGCGGGGGCACGCTGCTGCTGTGGCTGGGGGGCGCGGTGCTGTCCTTCCTGGCGCTGTTCTTCGTGATCACGGTGATCCTGCGGCAGATGCCGGACCCCATCGGGCCGCGCGCCGACCTGTTCGTCGAGGGCGCACAGATGACCCTGAAGCTCACGGTCGTGAGTGGCCTGATCGGGCTGCTGGTGGGAATGGTCGCGGGCATCCAGAAGACCAGCGCCAGCGCGTGGGTGCGCGCCCCGGCCAACTTTTTCGTGTGGCTGATCCGCGGCACGCCGCTGCTGGTGCAGATCCTGTTCGTGTACAACGCCCTGCCGCCCCTGCTGGCCGCCATCGGCCTGAACGTGCAGCTCGACGAGTTCTGGTCCGCCGTGATCGCCCTGGCGCTGAACGTCGGCGCGTACAACGCCGAGGTGATCCGCGCGGGCATCCTGGCCATTCCGCGCGGTCAGACCGAGGCGGCGCGCTCGCTGGGCCTGAGCGGCGCCCAGACCATGCGGACCGTGGTGCTGCCCCAGGCGCTGCGGATCGTGGTGCCGCCGCTGGTGAACAACGTGGTGGCGCTCCTGAAGGATTCGTCGCTGGCGTCCAGCATCGCGCTGCTGGAACTGACGCTGGCGGGCTCGCGGGTGTCGTCGGAGAGCTTCCAGCCGATCCCGGTGCTCACCACCGTGGCCCTGGTGTAC